In Novosphingobium aromaticivorans DSM 12444, the following proteins share a genomic window:
- a CDS encoding strawberry notch-like NTP hydrolase domain-containing protein encodes MTATISGSSAILGAARTLAAKLLLAIPIDRAALTEAMTESSGGNDAAGAWTQRESFEALEVALAMAIPELVGRMDAGAAIGTLEALARELPTHTVRSEDQIAFQQFSTPPALACLAVHLARLGSEDIFLEPSAGTGIIAALARGAVKQFLLNELEPTRAELLEGLFPGSSVYRHDGAKIAALLAGTARPSVIVMNPPFSVSQSRGEDQNTAARHLRAALDHLLPGGRVVAIMPDWFAESARGGEVYRRTLEGARVVMSLRLDKGGYAKHGTGIAVRLLVIDKVPGETSVSTINRASVSELFAALGPIPPRAALRVASPAAVVRPKLSLFRSVKSGPARPVIVRAPQTNEVRPVAYQVLEEAAAMGEQRGVYADYRPSRVVIPEAGEHPSHLVESAAMASIAAPKPGYIPCLPERTVTARLLSAAQLETVIYAGEAWSRDLHGRFSQTAGEVALKEDPEGQLYRTGFFLGDGTGAGKGRQAAACILDQWLKGNRRHIWISKNAPLLEDAQRDWTAIGGLPSDIIDLARWKIGEEITAPEGILFVPYGTLRSARVEDTRLDQIVRWASPAFEGVIVFDEAHEMGGVAGGEGALGQKQGSLQGIAGVLLQNTLPRARVLYASATGASDVNNLAYAVRLGLWGPGTAFANREQFISEIRDGGIAAMELVARDLKASGLYLARALSFAGIEYDILRHDLSIDQIAIYDTYCEAWTIIHQNLEAALELTGVVDGLENRTLNSGAKAAARSRFEGTKQRFFAQVLLSLKLPSIFPAIDEHLAQDESVVVQLVSTAESILNRRLNELDPEEREALELDLSPREAIVDYLTRAFPTRQMEEYVDELGDVRSRPMWDQAGNPVHNPQAEAAREQLIEHICAMPPIPTALDALLEHYGVSAVAEVTGRSKRLVRDGSGQQRLESRSPRTNLAETTAFMTGAKRILVFSDAGGTGRSYHASLDAKNQQRRVHFLLEPGWRADRAIQGLGRTHRTHQACPPLFRPVTTDCKGEARFTSTIARRLDALGALTRGQRQTGGQGMFDAADNLESAYAKHALHDWYGLLATGKLKSTSLKEFQAMSGLELTDQDGVLREDLPPIQRWLNRILAMKIAVQNAIFDEFLTLVETRVSAAKEAGTFDIGVETVAAETCEVLSDTVIRTDPVTGATSHLLELSLTQRRKLLALERVLKMASYENKPLFLRNAKSGKVALAIPAPSHMDEEGELIRRFELVRPLRSEYILAGRLDETAWEPVAQTKFSALWEAEYAADENQLVTETVFLATGLLLPIWGALPKEDLTVNRIVDKSGASWLGRHVHDLYVDATLEKLGVSRKAQTDPAKIAQAILGGGTWKAPHPLNFTVRTSRVNGARRIEIVGAEAARIPELKAMGCFTEIIAYKTRVFVPTDKAEAILQAMTGPGTTPD; translated from the coding sequence ATGACCGCTACGATCTCAGGCAGCAGCGCCATTCTCGGCGCTGCGCGAACGCTTGCTGCCAAGCTCCTGCTCGCCATTCCCATCGATCGAGCGGCTCTCACGGAGGCCATGACCGAGAGCTCGGGCGGCAACGATGCTGCGGGAGCCTGGACCCAGCGCGAGAGTTTCGAGGCGCTTGAGGTGGCGCTGGCCATGGCAATTCCGGAACTGGTCGGCCGAATGGACGCCGGTGCTGCCATCGGCACGCTCGAGGCGCTTGCTCGGGAATTACCGACCCACACGGTGCGCAGCGAAGACCAGATCGCTTTCCAGCAGTTTTCTACCCCGCCGGCGCTGGCGTGCCTTGCCGTCCATCTCGCGCGCCTCGGGTCCGAAGATATCTTCCTCGAACCGAGCGCCGGCACCGGGATCATCGCTGCGCTGGCAAGAGGCGCGGTGAAGCAGTTCCTTCTCAACGAACTCGAACCTACCCGCGCTGAGCTGCTCGAAGGCCTATTTCCGGGCTCTTCAGTCTATCGCCACGACGGCGCCAAGATTGCCGCGCTGCTCGCCGGGACCGCTCGGCCGAGCGTGATCGTGATGAACCCTCCGTTCTCGGTGTCGCAGTCGCGCGGCGAAGATCAGAACACAGCGGCACGGCACCTGCGCGCAGCACTCGACCATCTGTTGCCCGGCGGACGGGTGGTGGCGATCATGCCGGACTGGTTTGCTGAATCCGCACGAGGTGGCGAAGTCTATCGCCGTACTCTGGAAGGCGCACGGGTCGTCATGTCGCTGCGGCTCGACAAGGGCGGCTACGCCAAGCACGGCACCGGCATTGCGGTGCGGTTGCTGGTAATCGACAAGGTTCCGGGCGAGACCTCGGTTTCGACGATCAATCGAGCGTCCGTAAGCGAGCTGTTCGCGGCGCTAGGACCTATTCCTCCACGCGCTGCGCTGCGCGTGGCCAGTCCGGCTGCCGTGGTTCGGCCCAAACTCAGCTTGTTCCGATCGGTGAAAAGCGGCCCGGCGCGTCCGGTGATCGTGCGGGCACCGCAGACCAACGAGGTCAGGCCTGTCGCCTACCAAGTGCTCGAGGAGGCCGCGGCAATGGGCGAACAACGCGGGGTCTATGCCGACTATCGCCCCTCGCGCGTCGTCATCCCCGAAGCAGGTGAGCATCCGTCCCATCTGGTCGAATCCGCCGCCATGGCGTCAATCGCCGCGCCCAAGCCCGGCTACATTCCGTGCCTGCCCGAGCGGACGGTGACCGCGCGGTTGCTCTCGGCGGCCCAGCTCGAGACCGTGATCTACGCGGGCGAAGCCTGGAGCCGCGATCTCCACGGCCGCTTCAGCCAAACTGCTGGCGAGGTGGCGCTCAAGGAAGACCCCGAGGGTCAGCTCTACCGCACCGGCTTCTTCCTAGGCGACGGGACCGGAGCGGGGAAGGGGAGGCAGGCGGCGGCCTGCATTCTCGACCAATGGCTGAAGGGCAATCGTCGGCACATCTGGATCTCGAAGAACGCACCGTTGCTCGAGGATGCGCAGCGCGACTGGACCGCGATCGGCGGGCTGCCATCGGACATCATTGATCTCGCGCGCTGGAAGATCGGCGAGGAAATCACCGCGCCCGAGGGCATCCTGTTCGTCCCCTATGGAACCCTTCGCTCTGCCCGTGTCGAGGATACCCGGCTCGACCAGATTGTGCGCTGGGCCAGTCCCGCATTCGAAGGCGTGATCGTGTTCGACGAAGCCCATGAAATGGGCGGTGTCGCTGGCGGGGAGGGGGCTCTCGGTCAGAAACAGGGTTCGCTCCAGGGGATCGCTGGAGTGCTGCTGCAGAACACCCTGCCGCGCGCCCGCGTGCTTTACGCCTCGGCCACCGGTGCTTCGGACGTCAACAACCTCGCCTATGCGGTGCGGCTTGGCCTGTGGGGACCGGGCACGGCCTTTGCGAACCGCGAGCAGTTCATCTCCGAAATCCGCGACGGCGGCATTGCGGCGATGGAACTGGTGGCGCGCGACCTCAAGGCGTCGGGGCTCTATCTCGCCCGCGCGCTCAGCTTCGCCGGGATCGAGTACGACATCCTGCGCCACGACCTCAGCATCGACCAGATCGCGATCTATGACACCTATTGCGAGGCCTGGACGATCATCCACCAGAACCTTGAAGCCGCGCTTGAACTGACGGGCGTGGTCGACGGCCTCGAGAACCGCACGCTCAACAGCGGCGCCAAGGCGGCGGCGCGCAGTCGGTTCGAAGGCACCAAGCAGCGCTTCTTCGCGCAGGTGCTGCTCTCACTGAAGCTGCCTTCGATCTTCCCGGCGATCGACGAACACCTCGCCCAGGATGAAAGCGTGGTGGTGCAGCTGGTCAGCACGGCGGAATCGATCCTCAATCGGCGGCTTAATGAGCTCGATCCCGAGGAGCGCGAGGCGCTGGAATTGGACTTGTCGCCCCGCGAGGCCATCGTGGACTACCTCACCCGCGCTTTCCCGACCCGGCAGATGGAGGAATACGTCGACGAACTCGGCGACGTTCGCTCTCGGCCAATGTGGGACCAAGCCGGCAACCCGGTCCACAACCCGCAGGCCGAGGCCGCTCGCGAGCAGCTGATCGAGCATATCTGCGCGATGCCGCCGATCCCGACCGCGCTCGACGCTTTGCTAGAGCACTACGGGGTCAGCGCGGTGGCCGAAGTTACTGGGCGCTCCAAACGCCTGGTCCGCGATGGCAGCGGCCAGCAGCGCCTCGAAAGCCGCTCGCCGCGCACCAACCTTGCCGAAACCACCGCGTTCATGACGGGGGCAAAGCGTATCCTGGTGTTCTCCGATGCCGGCGGAACGGGCCGCAGCTACCATGCGAGCCTCGATGCCAAGAACCAGCAGCGCCGCGTGCATTTTCTGCTTGAGCCGGGCTGGCGAGCCGACCGCGCGATCCAGGGGCTTGGACGAACGCACCGCACCCACCAGGCCTGCCCGCCGCTGTTTCGGCCGGTCACCACCGACTGCAAAGGCGAAGCCCGGTTCACCAGCACGATCGCGCGGCGGCTCGATGCGCTCGGTGCGCTGACGCGCGGCCAGCGCCAGACCGGCGGGCAGGGGATGTTCGATGCCGCAGACAACCTCGAGAGCGCCTACGCCAAGCACGCGCTGCACGACTGGTACGGGCTGCTGGCCACCGGCAAACTCAAGAGCACGTCGCTGAAAGAATTCCAGGCCATGAGCGGGCTTGAACTCACCGACCAAGACGGAGTGCTGCGCGAGGACCTGCCGCCGATCCAGCGCTGGCTCAATCGCATCCTGGCAATGAAGATCGCCGTCCAGAATGCCATCTTCGACGAGTTCTTGACTCTGGTGGAGACGCGGGTGTCGGCGGCCAAGGAGGCCGGGACTTTCGATATCGGCGTCGAGACCGTCGCGGCCGAGACCTGCGAGGTGCTCTCCGACACGGTGATCCGTACCGATCCGGTGACGGGGGCGACCTCGCACCTCCTCGAACTGTCGCTGACCCAGCGGCGTAAGCTGCTCGCGCTCGAGCGCGTGCTGAAAATGGCCTCATACGAGAACAAGCCGCTGTTTCTGCGCAACGCCAAGTCGGGCAAGGTCGCGCTCGCGATCCCTGCGCCGTCGCACATGGACGAGGAGGGCGAGCTTATCCGCCGGTTCGAACTCGTCCGCCCGTTGCGCAGCGAATACATCCTTGCGGGCAGGCTGGACGAGACCGCCTGGGAGCCTGTCGCCCAGACCAAGTTCAGCGCGCTGTGGGAAGCAGAATACGCCGCTGACGAGAACCAGCTGGTGACCGAGACGGTGTTTCTTGCGACCGGGCTATTGCTGCCGATCTGGGGCGCGCTTCCTAAAGAGGACCTGACGGTCAACCGCATCGTCGACAAGTCCGGCGCCTCGTGGCTCGGTCGGCACGTCCATGACCTCTACGTCGATGCGACGCTCGAGAAGCTTGGCGTCTCGCGCAAAGCGCAGACTGACCCGGCCAAGATCGCCCAAGCCATTCTCGGTGGTGGCACGTGGAAGGCGCCGCATCCGCTGAACTTCACCGTTCGCACGTCCCGGGTGAACGGGGCGCGCCGGATCGAGATCGTCGGCGCCGAGGCGGCCCGCATCCCCGAGCTCAAGGCTATGGGCTGCTTCACCGAGATCATCGCCTACAAAACCCGGGTGTTCGTGCCAACCGACAAGGCCGAGGCCATTCTGCAGGCGATGACGGGCCCAGGGACTACGCCTGATTGA
- a CDS encoding ATP-binding protein, translating to MTTLTKLRARVSPQAITKVTRIFNGTLDDIFAELFQNARRAGATRVAVTAEHLDDACLITVDDDGAGIADPIDLVSLGQSDWPGECRSREDPAGMGFFSLAGLDTVVSSTSAAGSFWLAIAGDAWTGEADIDVLPWDGPRGTAIAFHFPPGPDGKLERTVEAAARFFPLPVTYNGKDIARADFLADAYKIIERDGFRIGVFRDRHSPHVATLNFHGVTLKHAFPVIKEVHHTQWSVQVDIVDAPDLVLVLPARKEIYRNTALDHLVALCRRAIFSVIYAEPLHRLSFEDWLEARFYSDDFPQAARQLPLWSPSTAREDYRQVPAFADLEPGATIYDDTDSYDSVTFGRALRRSNGGEPHKLGGPDPRAFHEPITNFIGYPWYDALSCFIRTGECLTHDGDQAAASEPDALTQRPDAIRIELTDQHGNRLDVETDFVIQEGDDSWGDPDCAVIAVTRGSELDPNDLTDLIIDAVFSPSDDSDADSYDTQETRFRHDAAVRAHAILEGDDAAILAGIRMAFADRVAWRIPHGRKLQLTWSSSGNDLTLVVAGEGANQ from the coding sequence ATGACCACGCTGACCAAATTGCGCGCCCGGGTTTCACCGCAAGCGATCACCAAGGTGACCCGTATCTTCAACGGGACCCTCGACGACATCTTCGCCGAACTCTTCCAGAACGCCCGGCGCGCCGGCGCCACACGCGTCGCGGTGACGGCCGAGCACCTGGACGATGCCTGCCTGATCACCGTCGATGACGACGGCGCAGGTATTGCTGATCCCATCGATCTCGTCTCGCTCGGCCAATCCGATTGGCCCGGTGAATGCCGGTCACGTGAGGACCCTGCCGGCATGGGCTTCTTCAGCCTCGCCGGGCTTGACACGGTGGTCAGTTCCACCAGTGCTGCTGGCTCGTTCTGGCTGGCGATCGCAGGTGATGCCTGGACCGGCGAGGCCGACATTGATGTGCTGCCGTGGGATGGTCCGCGCGGCACGGCAATCGCGTTCCACTTTCCGCCCGGACCGGATGGCAAGCTCGAGCGGACCGTTGAGGCAGCGGCGCGGTTCTTCCCCCTGCCGGTCACTTACAACGGCAAGGATATCGCCCGCGCCGACTTCCTCGCCGATGCCTACAAGATCATCGAGCGCGATGGCTTCCGGATCGGGGTGTTCCGCGACCGGCATTCGCCGCACGTCGCGACGCTCAATTTCCACGGGGTGACGCTCAAGCACGCGTTCCCGGTGATCAAGGAAGTCCACCACACCCAGTGGAGCGTCCAGGTCGATATCGTCGATGCCCCGGACCTTGTTCTCGTCCTGCCCGCCCGCAAGGAGATCTACCGCAATACCGCGCTCGACCATCTCGTCGCGCTGTGCCGCCGTGCGATCTTCTCGGTCATCTACGCCGAGCCGCTGCACAGGCTGAGTTTTGAGGACTGGCTCGAGGCACGGTTCTACTCCGACGATTTCCCTCAAGCGGCGCGGCAACTGCCGCTCTGGTCGCCGTCCACCGCCCGCGAAGACTATCGCCAGGTCCCGGCCTTCGCCGATCTCGAGCCGGGCGCGACCATCTACGATGACACGGACTCCTATGATTCCGTGACGTTCGGCCGCGCGCTCCGGCGCTCGAATGGCGGGGAACCACACAAGCTCGGCGGACCCGACCCCCGTGCGTTCCATGAGCCGATCACCAATTTCATCGGCTATCCGTGGTATGACGCCCTGTCCTGCTTCATCCGCACTGGCGAGTGCCTCACGCACGACGGCGATCAGGCGGCCGCGAGTGAGCCCGATGCCCTGACCCAGAGGCCGGACGCTATCCGGATCGAACTGACCGATCAGCACGGCAACCGCCTCGACGTCGAGACCGACTTCGTCATCCAGGAGGGCGACGATTCCTGGGGCGATCCCGACTGCGCGGTGATTGCAGTTACCCGGGGCTCGGAACTCGATCCGAACGATCTCACCGACCTCATCATCGATGCGGTGTTCTCGCCTTCGGACGATTCCGATGCCGACAGCTACGACACCCAGGAGACCCGCTTTCGCCACGACGCTGCCGTGCGGGCCCATGCCATCCTTGAAGGCGATGACGCCGCCATTCTCGCTGGCATCCGCATGGCCTTCGCCGACCGTGTTGCCTGGCGCATCCCGCATGGCCGCAAGCTGCAGCTGACCTGGTCGAGCAGCGGCAATGACCTCACCCTTGTCGTCGCGGGGGAGGGCGCCAACCAATGA
- a CDS encoding helix-turn-helix domain-containing protein gives MTLPANALPFGNRLPSADDRQIANQLRRILAAQKAGEAKLRVPDPKTRKPVEIALTPAMSDLFLELLRHIGSGDAVTLVPIQQMLTTQQAADLLNISRPYLIKLIEKGDIPHSMVGRHRRLKAEDVFAYKAKRDETRAKAMDDLLSGDADLY, from the coding sequence ATGACCCTGCCAGCCAACGCCTTGCCCTTTGGCAACAGGCTGCCCTCGGCCGATGACCGACAGATCGCCAACCAGCTTCGCCGAATTCTTGCCGCCCAGAAGGCCGGCGAGGCGAAGCTGCGCGTGCCCGATCCGAAAACCAGAAAACCCGTTGAAATCGCCCTCACACCGGCGATGTCGGATCTGTTCCTGGAATTGCTGCGTCACATTGGCAGCGGCGATGCCGTCACGCTCGTTCCGATTCAGCAGATGCTGACCACACAGCAAGCGGCGGACCTGCTCAATATTTCGCGGCCCTACCTCATCAAGCTGATCGAAAAGGGCGATATCCCCCATAGCATGGTTGGTAGGCATCGTCGCCTCAAGGCAGAGGATGTGTTCGCCTACAAGGCTAAGCGTGATGAAACGCGCGCCAAGGCTATGGACGATCTGCTTTCGGGCGACGCGGACCTTTATTGA
- a CDS encoding ParB/RepB/Spo0J family partition protein, whose amino-acid sequence MNDIEMIPLGKLRLSEANVRKNDSNLFIEELAANIEAKGLLQNLIVAPAKKRGMFDVTAGGRRLRALNFLLEAGKLAKDHPVACRVLDIDAAEQSELSLIENVIRLDMTPTDEIRAYKHFVNEGSDLDAIAKRFGRTRRFIEGRLRLADLADPIFAALEEGKITLDVAKAYATTPNHERQMLVWNELSNSWQGNQADSIRRMITHSAIRSSSPMAKLASEADYLAAGGKIERDLFTEDGGETWIDAEIAQRIAGEKLQAFATQIAETSGYAWVRPILETRVTYGATEDLHQVHLEPAPLSDEEQAEADRLMETISALEAESDGVDEDDEAAAAEFQARWDAATNAYDALHDKPPVIPEEMKANVGCFVIIGADGEPTVASGLYSDKPLEKRKARGGADTQGGADSGAGEGAGAASAPKPLSQKLVEELAVQRRDILAINLASNPAIALDYLIFAIADSRALYSAQALGTTLRAPSPSLYLTNYPESPAHTLMADMRETLDLSWTEHRRTVDRFAAFSALDDDAKASWLAWCMAKTLEASLGIDKKVGQSGPEPIDLHDHLATLMGINVASHWRPTSANYFDRVSKQTLLAHVSEVGGPTMAASFMGSKKGDLSASCEKLFAGETIVAPEVKEAALAWVPEAMRFRAISPSETDDEQAPIEAGGEPAPEGEGDELEASEDQDAEAAEPVDA is encoded by the coding sequence ATGAACGACATCGAGATGATCCCGCTTGGCAAGCTACGCTTGTCCGAGGCCAACGTCCGCAAGAATGACAGCAACCTCTTCATCGAGGAACTCGCCGCCAACATCGAGGCCAAGGGCCTCCTTCAGAACTTGATCGTGGCGCCAGCCAAGAAGCGGGGCATGTTTGATGTGACCGCCGGTGGTCGCCGCCTGCGAGCACTGAACTTTCTCCTCGAGGCGGGCAAGCTCGCCAAGGATCACCCCGTCGCCTGCCGCGTGCTCGACATCGATGCCGCCGAGCAGTCCGAACTCTCGCTGATCGAGAACGTCATCCGGCTCGACATGACCCCGACCGATGAAATCCGGGCCTACAAGCACTTCGTCAATGAGGGCAGCGACCTCGACGCGATTGCCAAGCGGTTTGGCCGCACCCGCCGGTTCATCGAAGGCCGCCTGCGCCTCGCCGACCTCGCTGATCCGATCTTCGCCGCACTCGAGGAAGGCAAGATCACCCTGGATGTCGCCAAGGCCTACGCAACGACCCCCAACCACGAACGCCAGATGCTGGTGTGGAACGAGCTCTCGAACTCCTGGCAGGGCAACCAGGCAGATTCCATCCGCCGGATGATCACCCACAGCGCGATCCGCTCGTCCTCGCCGATGGCGAAGCTCGCAAGCGAAGCAGATTACCTCGCCGCCGGCGGCAAGATCGAGCGCGACCTCTTCACCGAGGATGGCGGCGAGACCTGGATCGATGCCGAGATTGCCCAGCGCATCGCGGGCGAGAAGCTGCAGGCCTTCGCGACCCAGATCGCCGAAACCTCGGGTTACGCCTGGGTGCGGCCGATCCTCGAGACCCGCGTGACCTATGGCGCAACCGAAGACCTCCACCAGGTCCACCTCGAACCCGCACCGCTTTCTGACGAGGAACAGGCCGAAGCCGACCGCCTCATGGAGACGATCTCCGCGCTGGAAGCGGAAAGCGACGGCGTCGACGAGGACGATGAAGCGGCTGCCGCCGAATTCCAGGCCCGCTGGGACGCCGCAACCAATGCCTACGATGCGCTCCACGACAAACCGCCGGTGATCCCCGAGGAGATGAAGGCCAATGTCGGCTGCTTCGTCATCATCGGCGCCGACGGCGAACCGACCGTGGCCAGCGGCCTCTACAGCGACAAGCCGCTTGAGAAGCGCAAGGCGCGCGGCGGTGCAGATACGCAGGGCGGCGCAGACAGCGGGGCAGGGGAGGGCGCAGGCGCCGCCTCGGCACCCAAGCCGTTGTCGCAGAAGCTGGTCGAGGAACTCGCCGTCCAGCGCCGCGACATCCTCGCGATCAACCTCGCCTCCAACCCGGCGATCGCGCTCGACTACCTGATCTTCGCGATCGCGGATTCTCGCGCACTCTACAGCGCCCAGGCTCTCGGTACGACACTGCGCGCCCCGTCGCCCTCGCTCTATCTCACCAACTATCCTGAGAGCCCGGCGCACACGCTGATGGCCGACATGCGCGAGACGCTCGATCTTTCCTGGACCGAGCACCGCCGCACGGTCGACAGGTTCGCCGCGTTCAGTGCGCTCGACGATGATGCCAAGGCGAGCTGGCTTGCCTGGTGCATGGCCAAGACACTCGAAGCGAGCTTGGGCATCGACAAGAAAGTCGGCCAGTCCGGTCCCGAACCGATCGACCTCCACGATCACCTTGCGACGCTGATGGGGATCAATGTCGCCAGCCATTGGCGGCCGACCTCGGCCAACTACTTCGACCGCGTCAGCAAGCAGACGCTGCTCGCCCATGTCAGCGAAGTCGGCGGTCCAACCATGGCGGCGAGCTTCATGGGCTCGAAGAAGGGCGACCTCTCGGCGTCGTGCGAGAAACTGTTCGCCGGCGAGACCATCGTCGCGCCCGAGGTCAAGGAAGCTGCACTCGCCTGGGTACCCGAAGCGATGCGGTTCCGCGCCATCTCTCCCAGCGAGACCGACGACGAGCAGGCGCCGATCGAAGCTGGGGGCGAACCCGCGCCGGAAGGCGAGGGCGATGAACTGGAGGCCAGCGAAGATCAGGACGCCGAAGCGGCCGAGCCTGTCGACGCCTGA
- a CDS encoding ArdC-like ssDNA-binding domain-containing protein — protein MTRHPKPDVAQVITDLILEKIAAGTAPWLKPWSATTTRPLRHNGLSYTGINTFFLWAVAESRGFTSPYWMTFRQAAELGAHVRKGERGSFSVFYASARKTDTDRLTGEATEKTIRFMKWNHVFNGAP, from the coding sequence ATGACTCGTCACCCCAAACCCGATGTCGCCCAGGTCATCACCGACCTGATCCTTGAGAAGATCGCCGCCGGTACCGCGCCGTGGCTCAAGCCTTGGTCTGCGACCACCACGCGGCCGCTGCGCCATAACGGACTTTCCTACACGGGGATCAACACCTTCTTCCTTTGGGCCGTCGCCGAGAGCCGCGGGTTCACAAGTCCCTATTGGATGACGTTTCGGCAGGCAGCCGAACTCGGGGCGCATGTCCGCAAGGGCGAGAGGGGCTCGTTTAGCGTGTTCTATGCCTCGGCGCGCAAAACCGACACCGATCGCCTGACCGGTGAGGCCACCGAGAAGACGATCCGGTTCATGAAGTGGAACCACGTCTTCAACGGTGCGCCGTAA
- a CDS encoding PIN domain-containing protein, with amino-acid sequence MFANRYTALVDACTLVSAPRRDLLLTLAEAEFFRVRWSQRILDETQNALGRIFAERGIEDSASRAARSVGAMHRAFPEALVMAPTSLASMTFGLPDANDEHVLAAAVQTQAQAVVTENNADFPEAVLTPLNIEARTADEFIADTIALDEGKAVAAIRTLRTRLTRPEMSAEGYLRSLEAHGLFVTASLLNNHIESI; translated from the coding sequence ATGTTCGCCAATCGCTACACAGCTCTGGTAGATGCCTGCACACTGGTCAGCGCCCCTAGGCGGGACCTGCTCCTCACGCTGGCCGAAGCGGAGTTCTTCCGGGTGCGATGGTCGCAGCGGATTCTCGATGAAACGCAAAACGCACTGGGCAGGATTTTCGCCGAGCGCGGCATCGAAGATTCTGCCTCGCGCGCGGCGCGCTCGGTCGGGGCCATGCACCGCGCCTTCCCGGAAGCGCTGGTAATGGCTCCCACTTCGCTTGCGTCGATGACCTTCGGTCTTCCCGATGCGAACGACGAACATGTGCTGGCGGCAGCCGTCCAGACACAGGCCCAAGCGGTGGTCACGGAGAACAACGCGGATTTCCCCGAGGCAGTCCTGACGCCGCTCAACATCGAAGCACGAACTGCAGATGAGTTCATCGCCGACACCATTGCTCTTGATGAAGGCAAGGCGGTTGCCGCGATCCGAACATTGCGCACTCGGCTTACGCGACCGGAAATGTCTGCAGAGGGCTACCTGAGGTCGCTAGAGGCGCATGGGCTATTCGTCACTGCCTCACTGCTCAACAACCACATCGAATCCATCTGA
- a CDS encoding Fic family protein gives MKWNWQQPDWPDFRWNSEALAVHEARFLQQSGIMIGVVKHLGDEDRTSVVLDVMTDEAMKTSQIEGELLNRDSVQSSLRREFGLETEARRIPPAERGIAEMMMALFRDFAAPLTEEVLGDWHRLVLSGRSDIDVVGRYREHEDAMQVVSGALHKPTVHFEAPPSREMAAEMARFLEWFAATGPGGATPLPGLTRSGLAHLYFVTIHPFEDGNGRIGRAIAEKALSQAIGQPSLIALSQTIQRRRSAYYDALEAANKSNEISDWLAYWAETVLDAQTHSLALIDFLLEKTRFHDRYRGKLNPRQEKVIARMFREGLDGFKGGLSAANYITIADTSRATATRDLQELVALGAMGQTGTLKATRYHLILDAVAGTNPPVNQA, from the coding sequence ATGAAGTGGAATTGGCAGCAGCCGGACTGGCCTGATTTTCGCTGGAATAGCGAAGCCCTGGCCGTGCACGAGGCCCGTTTCCTGCAGCAATCCGGGATCATGATCGGCGTGGTGAAGCACCTCGGCGATGAGGACCGCACCAGCGTCGTGCTCGACGTCATGACCGACGAAGCGATGAAGACCTCGCAGATCGAAGGCGAACTGCTCAATCGCGACAGTGTCCAGTCTTCGCTGCGCCGCGAGTTCGGTCTCGAAACCGAAGCCCGCCGGATCCCGCCTGCCGAACGCGGCATCGCGGAAATGATGATGGCGCTCTTCCGGGACTTCGCCGCTCCACTGACCGAAGAGGTCTTGGGCGACTGGCATCGCCTGGTCCTGAGTGGGCGCAGCGACATCGACGTCGTTGGCCGTTACCGTGAGCACGAAGATGCGATGCAGGTCGTCTCGGGAGCCTTGCACAAGCCCACCGTCCATTTCGAGGCACCACCGTCGCGCGAAATGGCGGCGGAAATGGCGCGGTTTCTCGAATGGTTCGCGGCTACCGGCCCTGGCGGCGCTACGCCCCTACCCGGCCTAACCCGGTCTGGCCTCGCGCACCTCTACTTCGTGACCATTCACCCGTTCGAAGACGGCAATGGCCGTATCGGGCGCGCGATCGCGGAGAAGGCACTGTCGCAGGCAATCGGGCAGCCAAGCCTGATCGCGCTGTCGCAGACCATCCAGCGGCGGCGCTCGGCCTATTACGACGCACTCGAAGCGGCGAACAAGTCCAACGAGATCTCCGACTGGCTCGCCTATTGGGCTGAGACTGTCCTTGATGCGCAGACCCACAGCCTGGCGCTGATCGACTTCCTGCTGGAGAAGACCCGGTTCCACGACCGGTACCGGGGGAAGCTCAACCCGCGGCAGGAGAAGGTCATTGCGCGCATGTTCCGTGAGGGGCTCGACGGGTTCAAGGGCGGGCTCAGTGCTGCCAACTACATCACGATCGCCGACACCTCGCGGGCCACGGCAACCCGCGATCTTCAGGAGCTGGTCGCGCTCGGCGCGATGGGGCAAACGGGAACGCTCAAGGCCACCCGTTACCACCTGATCCTCGATGCTGTTGCCGGGACAAACCCGCCGGTCAATCAGGCGTAG